In Alkalihalobacillus sp. TS-13, the following are encoded in one genomic region:
- the tyrS gene encoding tyrosine--tRNA ligase, translating to MEKEHVLTPTQQEEVERQLTILKRGTVEIVPEEDLKKKIEKSIATGKPLKVKLGLDPSAPDVHVGHTVVLHKLRQFQEFGHEIQLLIGDFTGRIGDPTGKSETRKQLTDYEIKENAKTYVEQFGKIIDMEKTEVYFNSKWLSKLNFADVLKLAGKVTVARMLERDDFEKRYKANQAISIHEFFYPLMQGYDSVALESDIELGGTDQKFNLLMGRQLQEEYGKEKQVTITVPLMEGLDGVRKMSKSLNNYIGIDEHPNEIFGKSMSIPDELMIKYFELATPLSVEEVRAIEQGVQSGELHPRDMKIKLAKTFVEMYHGNDEAELAEKHFRTVFSKGALPDDIPVHSWAGEDEIWIVDMIVNLGLLNSKGEARRMIQNGGVKINQEKVDDVQHQVPVEDGMIVQVGKRKFVKIVK from the coding sequence GTGGAAAAAGAACATGTACTCACACCAACACAACAAGAAGAGGTTGAGAGACAGCTGACAATTTTAAAAAGAGGGACAGTGGAGATTGTACCAGAAGAGGATTTGAAAAAGAAGATTGAGAAATCAATTGCGACAGGTAAGCCATTGAAGGTGAAGCTTGGACTTGATCCATCTGCACCAGATGTCCATGTCGGTCATACAGTTGTCTTGCATAAACTTCGGCAATTCCAGGAATTCGGGCATGAAATCCAGTTATTGATCGGTGATTTCACAGGTCGTATTGGTGATCCAACCGGAAAATCGGAAACTAGAAAACAGCTGACAGACTATGAAATCAAAGAAAATGCAAAAACTTATGTCGAGCAATTCGGCAAGATCATTGATATGGAAAAAACAGAAGTTTATTTCAACTCAAAATGGTTGTCCAAGTTGAATTTTGCGGACGTACTTAAGTTGGCTGGCAAAGTTACGGTTGCACGTATGCTTGAGCGTGACGATTTTGAAAAGCGTTATAAAGCGAATCAAGCGATCTCAATCCATGAATTCTTCTATCCATTGATGCAAGGCTATGATTCTGTAGCGCTCGAAAGTGATATCGAGCTCGGTGGTACGGATCAGAAATTCAACCTGTTGATGGGCCGCCAGCTTCAAGAGGAATATGGTAAAGAGAAGCAAGTGACGATCACTGTACCGTTGATGGAAGGCTTGGATGGTGTTCGTAAAATGTCCAAATCACTCAATAACTACATCGGAATCGATGAACATCCGAACGAGATCTTTGGAAAATCAATGTCGATACCGGATGAGTTGATGATCAAATACTTCGAACTTGCAACACCATTGTCTGTAGAAGAAGTGCGGGCTATTGAACAAGGAGTCCAAAGCGGTGAACTGCATCCAAGAGATATGAAAATCAAACTCGCAAAGACTTTCGTGGAAATGTACCACGGTAATGATGAAGCCGAGCTTGCTGAAAAACACTTCAGAACCGTTTTCTCAAAAGGGGCATTGCCAGATGATATCCCTGTACATTCCTGGGCTGGCGAAGATGAAATCTGGATTGTCGATATGATTGTCAATTTAGGTCTCTTGAATTCCAAAGGGGAAGCACGCCGCATGATACAAAATGGCGGTGTCAAGATCAATCAGGAGAAAGTTGATGACGTCCAACATCAAGTTCCAGTGGAAGACGGGATGATCGTCCAAGTTGGAAAGAGGAAGTTCGTGAAGATTGTAAAATGA